A window from Cryptomeria japonica chromosome 1, Sugi_1.0, whole genome shotgun sequence encodes these proteins:
- the LOC131857438 gene encoding mavicyanin-like produces MAPSASTYCLIFMVMGFTFMNMMGCSAKQHVVGDDRGWDPASDFKGWASQKIFHVGDNLWFAYASSQQSVLELKSQEEFENCDVSNPIKLYDGGLDAVPLIEMGDRYFTSGNAEDCQCGMKVHINVLFDGLDSGQSDNFDVVSDGLDNVAKDLGLDLLSNGMEHYIVASVGDDSMEEGAIKEVIAEGPTSS; encoded by the exons atgGCTCCAAGTGCATCTACTTATTGCTTGATCTTCATGGTGATGGGATTCACTTTCATGAATATGATGGGGTGTTCAGCAAAACAACATGTGGTGGGGGATGACAGAGGATGGGATCCTGCCTCAGATTTCAAAGGATGGGCTTCCCAAAAGATCTTCCATGTTGGAGATAATCTTT GGTTTGCTTATGCTTCCTCTCAACAAAGCGTATTGGAGCTGAAAAGTCAAGAAGAGTTTGAGAATTGTGATGTGAGCAATCCAATCAAGCTATATGATGGAGGGCTTGATGCAGTCCCACTCATTGAaatgggtgatagatattttaccaGTGGAAATGCAGAAGACTGTCAATGTGGAATGAAAGTGCACATTAATGTTTTATTTGATGGACTCGATAGTGGCCAATCTGACAATTTCGATGTAGTTTCAGATGGGCTTGACAATGTGGCCAAAGATTTGGGTTTAGATTTATTATCAAATGGAATGGAGCATTATATTGTTGCTTCTGTTGGTGATGATTCAATGGAGGAGGGGGCAATAAAGGAGGTAATTGCTGAAGGGCCCACATCATCATGA